From a single Polynucleobacter asymbioticus QLW-P1DMWA-1 genomic region:
- the cysK gene encoding cysteine synthase A — MTYFTDNSQTIGRTPLVRLNRVTDGAKATVLAKIEGRNPAFSVKCRIGVAMINDAQEKGLLGPGKELVEPTSGNTGIALAFVAAARGIPLTLTMPETMSIERRKLLTALGAKIVLTEGPKGMNGAIAKAKEIAESDSNKYVLLQQFSNPANPAIHEKTTGPEIWEDTDGNIDVFVAGVGTGGTISGVGRYLKNTKKKAVEIVAVEPTGSPVITQKLNGEEIKPAPHKIQGIGAGFIPDNLDLSIVDKVEQVSNEEAIEFARRIAKEEGILVGISCGAAAAVAVRLAKKPEYAGKTIVVVLPDAAERYLSSALFEGVFDEKGLPV, encoded by the coding sequence ATGACTTACTTTACTGATAACTCTCAAACTATTGGACGCACTCCTTTGGTACGCTTAAATCGCGTTACTGATGGTGCGAAGGCGACTGTACTTGCCAAAATTGAGGGCCGTAATCCAGCATTTTCCGTGAAATGCCGTATTGGCGTAGCGATGATTAATGATGCACAAGAAAAAGGTCTCTTAGGCCCAGGCAAAGAACTGGTAGAGCCGACTAGTGGCAATACTGGTATTGCCTTGGCCTTCGTTGCCGCTGCTCGTGGTATTCCATTGACTTTGACTATGCCTGAAACGATGAGTATTGAGCGTCGCAAGTTATTAACCGCGCTCGGTGCCAAGATTGTGTTGACTGAAGGGCCTAAGGGAATGAATGGCGCAATAGCTAAGGCGAAAGAGATTGCAGAATCAGATTCTAATAAATATGTATTGCTACAACAATTTAGTAATCCAGCGAACCCAGCCATTCATGAGAAAACGACTGGTCCAGAAATTTGGGAAGACACTGATGGCAATATTGATGTGTTTGTAGCTGGTGTGGGAACTGGCGGGACAATTTCTGGAGTGGGTCGTTATCTTAAAAATACCAAGAAGAAAGCAGTTGAAATTGTTGCTGTAGAGCCAACTGGTAGCCCAGTGATTACTCAAAAGCTGAACGGTGAAGAAATTAAACCTGCCCCACATAAGATTCAAGGTATTGGTGCTGGCTTTATTCCAGATAATTTGGATTTATCAATAGTAGATAAGGTAGAGCAAGTGAGCAATGAGGAGGCGATTGAGTTTGCGCGCCGCATTGCTAAAGAGGAAGGTATTTTGGTGGGGATTTCATGTGGTGCCGCAGCGGCAGTAGCGGTGCGCTTGGCCAAAAAGCCTGAGTACGCCGGCAAGACTATCGTAGTGGTGCTTCCAGATGCTGCTGAGCGTTACTTAAGCTCAGCCTTG
- the def gene encoding peptide deformylase, translated as MAIQSILRMGDPRLLEIAKPVDPKLISSQQIQTLIDDLLETMYAVNGAGLAAPQIGVNQQVVVFGFDQNPRYPDAEQVPETILINPIITPLSDISMEDWEGCLSVPGLRAKVPRYTKIRYQGFDRYGQSIDRTVEDFHARVVRHECDHLIGKLFPMRVKDFTNFGFTDVLFPELRDAPPAE; from the coding sequence ATGGCAATTCAATCAATCTTACGTATGGGCGATCCACGCTTACTGGAAATAGCAAAGCCAGTAGATCCGAAATTAATCTCGTCTCAACAAATCCAAACCTTGATCGACGATTTACTGGAAACTATGTACGCCGTGAATGGCGCCGGACTTGCTGCGCCTCAAATTGGAGTCAACCAGCAAGTAGTGGTTTTTGGCTTTGATCAAAATCCTCGCTACCCAGATGCTGAGCAAGTTCCCGAGACCATTTTGATTAATCCCATCATCACACCGCTAAGTGATATCAGTATGGAAGATTGGGAAGGATGTCTTTCAGTACCAGGTTTGCGTGCCAAAGTACCGCGCTACACCAAAATACGCTATCAAGGCTTTGATCGTTACGGCCAATCTATCGACAGAACGGTGGAAGATTTTCATGCTCGGGTAGTGCGGCATGAATGTGATCATTTAATCGGGAAACTATTTCCAATGCGGGTGAAGGATTTCACAAACTTTGGCTTCACCGATGTTCTCTTTCCAGAATTACGTGATGCTCCGCCTGCTGAATAA
- a CDS encoding disulfide bond formation protein B, which produces MSKSQYLYLSLLSLALVAFAVILQQVGYQGVSFLPCPLCILQRVGYLGIAICCILAVGVQPLRKFFHGLAIIAAGYGLSVAAHQVWLLSHPESSCGIDPLETWINQFQLAQGLPWLFKADGLCSAQLPSILGLQVPEWSLLWFGIFLAVLLVTFFRKQK; this is translated from the coding sequence ATGAGCAAATCCCAATACCTATACCTTTCTTTATTGAGTCTCGCCTTAGTGGCATTTGCGGTAATACTGCAGCAGGTCGGTTACCAGGGCGTAAGTTTTTTGCCCTGCCCCTTATGCATTTTGCAAAGAGTAGGCTATTTAGGTATCGCCATCTGCTGTATTTTGGCAGTCGGCGTTCAGCCATTAAGAAAGTTTTTTCATGGGCTAGCCATTATTGCTGCAGGATATGGGTTGTCTGTGGCCGCACACCAAGTATGGCTGCTTTCGCATCCAGAAAGCTCCTGCGGCATCGATCCTTTAGAAACTTGGATTAATCAATTTCAGTTGGCTCAAGGACTGCCATGGCTATTTAAAGCAGATGGATTGTGTTCTGCGCAGTTGCCATCAATTTTGGGCTTACAAGTACCAGAATGGTCTTTGCTTTGGTTTGGTATTTTCTTGGCGGTGTTGCTAGTTACTTTTTTTCGCAAGCAAAAATAA
- a CDS encoding ferredoxin--NADP reductase, with amino-acid sequence MAAYNTETVLTVHHWNDTLFSFTTTRNKGLRFRSGHFLMIGLEVEGKPLVRAYSVASPNYEEHLEFLSIKVQDGPLTSRLQKIQVGDPILVSEKSVGTLVLDDLNPGKHLYLFSTGTGLAPFMSIIRDPETYEKFEKVVLIHGVRLVSELAYADYIRDELTQDEYLGELIREKLIYYPTVTREAFKHTGRLTTAIESGQLFKDIGLPPLDPAVDRAMICGSPSMLKETSEMLDAKGFKVSLSLGQMGDYVFERAFVEK; translated from the coding sequence ATGGCCGCTTACAACACCGAAACCGTACTCACCGTTCACCACTGGAACGACACTCTATTTAGTTTCACCACTACCCGAAACAAAGGTCTACGTTTTCGTAGTGGGCACTTCTTGATGATTGGCCTTGAAGTTGAAGGCAAACCTTTGGTTAGGGCTTATAGCGTTGCCAGCCCAAATTACGAAGAGCATTTAGAGTTCTTGAGCATTAAGGTGCAAGACGGCCCCCTCACCTCCCGTTTACAAAAAATTCAAGTGGGTGATCCCATTTTGGTGAGCGAAAAGTCTGTTGGCACCTTAGTGTTAGATGACTTGAACCCTGGAAAACATCTCTACCTATTTAGCACCGGCACTGGCTTAGCGCCATTCATGAGCATCATTCGTGATCCTGAAACTTACGAGAAGTTTGAAAAAGTGGTTTTGATTCATGGCGTACGTTTAGTAAGCGAATTGGCTTACGCTGACTACATCAGAGATGAACTCACTCAAGATGAATACCTAGGCGAACTCATTCGTGAAAAACTGATCTACTATCCAACAGTGACCCGCGAAGCATTCAAACATACCGGACGCCTCACAACCGCAATTGAATCTGGTCAACTATTTAAAGATATTGGTTTGCCACCACTTGATCCAGCAGTAGATCGCGCCATGATTTGCGGCAGCCCTTCTATGCTCAAAGAAACCTCTGAAATGCTGGATGCTAAAGGCTTCAAGGTCTCTCTAAGCCTGGGCCAGATGGGTGACTATGTATTCGAACGTGCATTCGTAGAAAAATAA